One genomic segment of Nonomuraea coxensis DSM 45129 includes these proteins:
- a CDS encoding MFS transporter, translating into MTTAAQPPLLRDPSFRNLYLASAVSQFGTQVGYVAMPLLAVLALDAGPGEVGLLSALTTITVLVLGLPAGAWVDRVRRRPVMVAADLVRAALLASVTVTWWLDALTMTQLYGVAVATGAGTLFFDVASQSTVPHLVGRDRLTAANSVLVGTNAAMDVGGRSSAGVLVALAGAPVAILLDALTYLWSAVWLCRISKPEPAPAPVPGERLGRRIGEGVRFLFGNRVLTAIAAQGGMTNLAFPLCSALLPVLLVDELGHPAWVLGAYLAAGGLGVLAGSSTAHLIGRRFGHGRAVWIAGLATAPFALLVPFAGWSVWISAAAWSVVCFRTGVNNVLLVSFRQKVTPDPMLGRMNATMRLILMGAVGVGGLLAGLLGEVWGIGTAMWAGAAIMALSWTPIWLSPLRHEV; encoded by the coding sequence CCCTGCTCGCGGTGCTCGCCCTCGACGCGGGGCCCGGTGAAGTGGGACTGCTCAGCGCCCTCACCACCATCACCGTGCTCGTGCTGGGCCTGCCCGCCGGAGCATGGGTGGACCGGGTCAGGCGCCGCCCGGTGATGGTCGCGGCGGACCTGGTCCGCGCCGCGCTTCTGGCGTCGGTGACGGTCACGTGGTGGCTGGACGCTCTCACGATGACCCAGCTGTACGGCGTCGCCGTCGCGACCGGAGCCGGCACGCTCTTCTTCGACGTCGCCTCGCAGAGCACGGTCCCGCACCTGGTCGGCCGGGACCGGCTCACCGCCGCGAACTCGGTGCTCGTCGGCACGAACGCGGCGATGGACGTGGGCGGCAGAAGCTCCGCCGGAGTGCTGGTGGCTCTCGCGGGTGCGCCGGTGGCGATCCTGCTCGACGCGCTCACCTACCTGTGGTCGGCCGTGTGGCTGTGCCGGATCAGCAAGCCGGAACCCGCGCCCGCCCCCGTACCCGGCGAGCGGCTCGGGCGGCGGATCGGCGAGGGGGTGCGGTTCCTCTTCGGCAACCGGGTCCTCACCGCCATCGCGGCGCAAGGCGGCATGACGAACCTCGCCTTCCCGCTCTGCTCGGCGCTGCTGCCCGTGCTGCTCGTCGACGAGCTCGGGCATCCCGCCTGGGTGCTCGGGGCCTACCTCGCCGCCGGCGGGCTCGGTGTGCTGGCCGGTTCCTCGACGGCTCACCTGATCGGCCGCCGGTTCGGCCACGGGCGTGCCGTGTGGATCGCCGGCCTGGCCACCGCGCCGTTCGCGCTTCTGGTGCCGTTCGCCGGCTGGAGCGTCTGGATCTCGGCGGCCGCGTGGAGCGTCGTGTGCTTCCGGACGGGGGTGAACAACGTGCTGCTCGTCAGCTTCAGGCAGAAGGTCACGCCCGACCCGATGCTCGGCAGGATGAACGCCACCATGCGCCTGATCCTCATGGGCGCGGTCGGCGTCGGCGGTCTGCTGGCGGGCCTTCTCGGCGAGGTCTGGGGCATCGGGACGGCGATGTGGGCGGGCGCGGCGATCATGGCGCTCAGCTGGACACCGATCTGGCTCAGCCCACTCCGCCACGAGGTCTGA
- a CDS encoding alpha/beta hydrolase has translation MTSTKSRVYPLQKKSSSGSVLVTLRGHAHTAYRSGARCVNEAVDAYLLEGRLPAADVECGTADDGGS, from the coding sequence TTGACCAGCACGAAGAGCCGGGTGTACCCGCTCCAGAAGAAGTCCTCGTCCGGCTCGGTGCTGGTCACGCTGCGCGGTCACGCGCACACCGCCTACAGGAGCGGTGCGCGCTGCGTCAACGAGGCGGTGGACGCGTACCTGCTGGAGGGGCGCCTGCCCGCCGCTGACGTGGAGTGCGGGACGGCGGACGACGGCGGGAGCTAG